One Sparus aurata chromosome 5, fSpaAur1.1, whole genome shotgun sequence genomic window carries:
- the LOC115581424 gene encoding uncharacterized protein LOC115581424: MPSLGASYHNCVFLMPTYKPALRHLEHEEKEVQIWSEDSVSSLQACLDCTDWDCFYDSCENIDVLGDTVSSYISFCVNSIIPSKKVVVYPNNKPWVTKELKTVINKKKRTFFTGDLLEKKALSREVRKEIAKAKVNYKNKIEMRFAGGNIRAAWQGLKSIACVNKQADEAKQHTTIKGVPNAELPNAFNCFFSRFESCDFTQNISALKNSLVPLTDFVICKDQVTALLKKTNIRKAAGPDAVCGRTLRYCANQLSEVFSTLFQMCVNHCQLPLIWKSSTIIPIPKTKNPEQLTEFRPVALTSLIMKIFEKILKDEIVSLVYDKLDPLQFAYQPGKGVEDAKLLILDKIYKHLEKPKSHVRLLFADFSSAFNKMQPHILIQRLSSYFNLPDQFLLLLLNF, encoded by the coding sequence ATGCCTTCTCTTGGTGCTTCCTACcacaactgtgtgtttttaatgcccACGTATAAGCCTGCCCTCAGACATCTTGAGCATGAAGAGAAAGAAGTCCAAATCTGGTCGGAGGACAGTGTTTCATCTCTCCAGGCCTGTTTGGACTGCACTGATTGGGACTGTTTCTATGATAGCTGTGAGAATATTGACGTCCTCGGTGACACGGTTTCCTCCTATATTTCATTCTGTGTAAACTCTATTATCCCATcaaaaaaagttgttgtttatccTAATAACAAACCCTGGGTAACTAAGGAGCTCAAAACCGttattaacaaaaagaaaaggaccTTCTTCACAGGTGATCTTCTTGAGAAAAAGGCCCTCTCCAGGGAGGTGAGGAAAGAAATAGCAAAGGCTAAAGTAAACTACAAGAATAAAATCGAAATGAGGTTTGCAGGTGGCAATATCAGAGCAGCTTGGCAAGGACTTAAATCAATAGCCTGTGTTAACAAGCAGGCAGATGAGGCCAAGCAGCACACCACCATTAAAGGAGTACCGAATGCTGAGTTACCAAACGctttcaattgttttttttcccgtttTGAAAGTTGTGATTTTACTCAGAATATCTCTGCATTGAAGAATTCTCTTGTACCCCTGACTGATTTTGTTATATGCAAAGATCAGGTTACAGCTTTGTTGAAGAAAACCAACATAAGGAAGGCTGCGGGCCCAGATGCTGTCTGTGGGCGCACACTGAGGTACTGTGCCAACCAGCTCAGTGAAGTTTTCTCTACACTCTTTCAGATGTGTGTCAATCACTGTCAGCTTCCTTTAATTTGGAAAAGCTCAACAATAATTCCaatccccaaaacaaaaaatcctgAGCAACTTACTGAGTTTAGGCCTGTCGCTCTTACATCACTAATTATGAAAATCTTTGAAAAAATTCTGAAAGATGAGATTGTCTCTTTAGTGTATGACAAATTAGACCCCTTACAGTTTGCATATCAACCTGGAAAAGGTGTGGAGGATGCTAAGCTCCTCATCCTTGACAAAATCTACAAGCACTTGGAGAAGCCAAAATCACATGTGAGACTTTTATTTGCTGACTTCTCTTCAGCTTTTAACAAGATGCAACCACATATTTTAATTCAACGACTTTCCTCTTATTTTAATTTACCTGATCAGTTCTTATTATTGCTTCTAAACTTTTGA